The following proteins are co-located in the Myxocyprinus asiaticus isolate MX2 ecotype Aquarium Trade chromosome 18, UBuf_Myxa_2, whole genome shotgun sequence genome:
- the LOC127456339 gene encoding lysM and putative peptidoglycan-binding domain-containing protein 2-like isoform X2: protein MQSSSVSVACVCSSPSPLSDPASVMRPCAPTEGRRSSWVYYRGEDAASRDQGMEQIKRVNKLFSNDCIFLRNTLNIPVKSEKRSLFNGLSLESPDGEGSMLQEPPCTSQDMDVPSPQPEPAAPEPNTRPVQTEELSAKDYLHRLDLQIKQSKQAARKLKEDGGREEDDSTNSNSSYQEI, encoded by the exons ATGCAAAGCAGCTCAGTATCAGTGGCTTGTGTATGCTCTTCACCCTCCCCATTATCAGATCCGGCAAGTGTAATGAGACCATGTGCTCCGACAGAGGGCCGGAGATCCTCATGGGTGTACTACAGGGGCGAGGATGCTGCATCAAGAGACCAAGGG ATGGAGCAAATCAAACGAGTAAATAAGCTTTTCAGCAATGATTGCATATTCCTGCGAAACACTCTCAATATTCCGGTTAAGTCAGAAAAACGTTCCCTCTTTAATGGACTGTCTCTGGAGTCACCCGATGGCGAGGGAAGCATGCTGCAGGAGCCGCCCTGCACGAGTCAGGACATGGACGTCCCGTCCCCCCAACCAGAACCAGCAGCTCCAGAACCCAACACCCGACCTGTGCAGACTGAGGAGCTATCTGCGAAAGACTACTTACACCGGCTCGACTTGCAGATCAAACAGTCCAAACAAGCCGCCCGCAAACTCAAAGAGGATGGTGGGAG GGAGGAAGACGACTCGACAAACTCAAACTCATCGTATCAGGAGATCTGA
- the LOC127456331 gene encoding E3 ubiquitin-protein ligase TRIM16-like — MAKANISSDQLSCPVCLDLLKDPVTIPCGHSYCMSCITDCWNQDDQKGVYRCPQCRQTFTTRPALNKNTMLAEVVEKLKKTKLQADVPVDAGVGDVECDVCSGRKYKAVKSCVVCLNSYCQNHLDQHENLFKGKRHFLMDATGRLQEMICSQHGRLLEVFCRSDQKCICILCTMVEHKNHDTVSAAAERTEKQKHLKETQRKYKQRIQEREKDLQRLRESVASHQRSAQTAVEYSERIFTELMHSIERSRSEMTQLIRDQEKAAVSRAEGLMERMEQEIADLRRRDAELEQVSHTDDHIHFLQCFQSLSAPPESTGRITVSSTLSVEDIKQSVSQLRDKLEDFCKEEIKKISVRHINIVLIREEFLQHFHQFTLDPNTVNKRLRLSEGNRVASCTDSVQQYPDHPDRFDCFRQVLCRERMCGRCYWETEWSGCDGVYVSVSYKSISRKGRINECGFGYNDQSWSLFCSSSSYSFIHNNKHTDLPVPSSSCRIGVYVDYSAGTLCFYSVSHKKTLIHRVQTTFTQPLYPGFWVFRGSTVKLCDVTI, encoded by the exons ATGGCAAAAGCTAATATTTCTTCAGATCAATTGAGCTGTCCAGTGTGTTTGGATCTACTGAAGGATCCAGTGACTATTCCCTGTGGACACAGTTACTGTATGAGCTGTATTACAGACTGCTGGAATCAGGATGATCAGAAGGGAGTCTACCGATGCCCTCAGTGCAGACAGACCTTCACTACAAGAcctgctttaaataaaaacaccATGCTGGCTGAAGTGGTGGAGAAACTAAAGAAGACTAAACTTCAAGCTGATGTTCCTGTTGATGCTGGAGTTGGAGATGTGGAGTGTGATGTCTGTTCTGGAAGAAAATACAAAGCTGTCAAGTCCTGTGTGGTGTGTCTGAACTCTTACTGTCAAAATCACCTTGATCAACATGAGAATCTCTTTAAAGGTAAGAGACACTTTTTGATGGATGCCACTGGACGACTCCAGGAGATGATCTGCTCGCAACATGGTCGACTGCTGGAGGTTTTCTGTCGCTCTGACCAAAAGTGTATTTGTATTCTGTGTACGATGGTTGAACATAAAAACCATGACACTGTATCAGCTGCAGCAGAGAGGACAGAGAAACAG AAACACTTGAAAGAGACCCAGAGAAAATACAAGCAGAGAatccaggagagagagaaagatcttCAGCGGCTGAGAGAGTCTGTGGCATCTCATCAG CGCTCTGCACAGACAGCAGTGGAGTACAGTGAGAGGATCTTTACTGAGCTGATGCACTCCATAGAGAGAAGCCGCTCTGAGATGACACAGCTGATCAGAGATCAGGAAAAAGCTGCAGTGAGTCGAGCTGAAGGACTCATGGAGCGAATGGAGCAGGAGATCGCTGATCTGAGGAGGAGAGACGCTGAGCTGGAGCAGGTTTCACACACAGATGATCACATCCATTTCCTGCAG TGTTTCCAGTCTCTCTCTGCACCTCCAGAATCTACAGGCAGAATTACTGTCAGTTCCACTCTCTCTGTTGAAGATATAAAACAATCTGTCTCTCAGCTGAGAGACAAACTGGAGGATTTCTGCAAAGAGGAGATTAAAAAGATTTCTG TCAGACACATCAACATTGTTCTGATCAGAGAGGAGTTCCTTCAAC ATTTCCATCAGTTCACTCTGGATCCAAACACAGTTAATAAACGCCTCCGTCTGTCTGAGGGGAATAGAGTGGCTTCTTGTACTGACTCAGTCCAGCAGTATCCTGATCATCCAGACAGATTTGATTGTTTCCGTCAGGTGTTGTGTAGAGAGAGAATGTGTGGACGCTGTTATTGGGAGACTGAATGGAGTGGGTGTGATGGTGTGTATGTATCAGTGTCATATAAGAGCATCAGCAGGAAGGGAAGGATAAATGAGTGTGGATTTGGATATAATGATCAGTCCTGGAGTTTGTTCTGTTCTTCCTCCAGTTACTCATTCATTCACAATAACAAACACACTGATCTCCCTGTACCCTCCAGCTCATGCAGAATAGGAGTGTATGTGGATTACAGTGCAGGAACTTTGTGCTTCTACAGCGTTTCTCACAAGAAGACCCTCATCCACAGAGTCCAGACCACCTTCACTCAACCTCTATATCCTGGATTTTGGGTTTTTAGAGGATCAACAGTGAAACTCTGTGatgtaacaatataa